The Coffea arabica cultivar ET-39 chromosome 2c, Coffea Arabica ET-39 HiFi, whole genome shotgun sequence genome includes the window GGTGCAAGTCAGCACCTTGCTACTTTTAGATGGTGTTCAAGACTATCTTACATGTTCTAGCAGGAAACATGCTACATTGGTGATGCCTGTTAAGAGAACAATGTAGCATTGGCACTTGCTTTCTGTGATAGATTATGATATTTGTCATCATTCCATCCTTATCCAATCGACTTTTTATTAAAGCGTATTCACAAATAAAACAATAACAGAGCAATTAACCATTAGTTTTGTCTAGTTAATGAGATCACAAGACTTGTTACTTCTGTTGACACCAACCAGACACTTTTCCTTGAAACTAAATTACTGAATTAGTAATAGCAGGATATTGCACCTTTTGCTCCTCACAGTATGATGGGTTAGAAAACCAACTTTCGTCAACAAATGAATCTTTATTTAGCTCTGGTTTTGCCAGAACTGCAGCCGTAGAAGATGTCAGGATTACTCTTCTGATAGATGAAACTTTTGCACATGATTGAAGCAGGTTCAGTGTTCCCTTTACTGCAGGGTCTAGTAATTCTTTCTGAGAAGCAAACAGGAAAATATGAATATGCCACAGATAAGTAAAACACTCCATTATGCTACTTGTGCGAGATAGCAATCAAAACAATGTCCCCGAGTATTACTGCATAAATTCAGTGGCTGTATCAACCACTAGGCTTTCAAGCATATTTCTGTTGAGTTGTATTAAACAGTTCCTAAAACAGTAGAATGAGCTAAAACCAGATTCAGCAGAAAATCTCCCATACTTGGTGATTAGAAATGGGACCATGGCCTGATAACAGAAGCAATTTGTCCTAGGTCTGAAGAGGACAACATCCTTGGTTCAAGTTCAGTTATGTCAATAATTAGTGCAACAAATACGTCGATCGTAATTCTAGCACCACagtgggttgttttgactgtaGGACTGCACTCTATATTACCCTATTGCTATTCGAAGGATAGTCATTGACCAGTATAATCTGCGAATATGTGCAAGATTCAAGCAACTTGAAGCTAAAGAGACACCCTGAAAATGGTACTTCATCCCACTTATTGACTCTTTTTCTGTAAGGAAGTTTTTTGAAACTTGCTGTGTTACATTATTTACAGTCTCAATGTGAACTTCCTGAATGACCTCACTTAAATGGGGTCAGATGCCTTGAGTGCCTTAAGCCCCCCACTCTCTCCGCCACTTGTAGTTATCGTCGTTACCTAAAAAATCTTCAATACAGTCATGAAGTAAATGTACCTTCGGATCGCTAACCGAAAAAATAACAGGAGAAGCGGTATGAAAAACGCCAGTACATCCTTGAACTATTTCGTCAAAGGATCCATCATCAAGTAAGTTCGCCTGAAACAACTTCAGTCTCTCCTTGGCTCCATCAAGTGACGTCAAATGTTCCGTCTTTCTTGGATCATCTGTGCCATATAACGGAACAGTCTAGTACATCAGTCAAAAGGTACTAAATTTGCAAGTGCATTGCCTTGGTAAAGTGTATTATCCTAGAAGACTGATGATAAAATCATCATCCAGGAATAGAGGATGCTGCGCCACGAAATTAAATGTGCCAAAATCGGCCTGTTGGGAAATGTAATTGGCAATGTTTTTGGTTTCACTTTGGTACTGAAGTAAGAATACATCTTTCGTCTTTGGCCTGAAATCCATTGCTGATTTTCCAAAACGTAAAGGGCTAGGGCAAATTGTGAAAACCATTAGTTATCAACTTATCATAAGGCTTAATTAAAGTTTACCCGCTTTAATTAGGGGGCAGCTGTGCTTCATCACCCAATAttcattttatcttcactttgCAACCCCGGAGtttaacaattaaaagtaaCAAAGATGGTTTTAATACCATAATTGCCTTTGGCCTTTGACTGCTATTTCATTTCCTGAGATTGTATTTCCATGTTTACCTCTGAATTTCAGAGTCTGAAATAAGAGGGATGACTCAATTTCTAACTGTGCAAAAAACGCAGACACCCTATATCAATCCTAAAGGGCATAATATATCCATATAGATTATGTGCTTTTGGGTGTATATTTCAAAAAAACCTTTACTATAGTAGCCCATGTTAAAAACTTTTACAATAAATaatttgtttgaatttgatatttttgaaaatgtattttgaagtatttttataatttaaaaaacattttaaatatttttttttataaatttgtttaaaatatCACTATCCCCTCCTTCCTTCCCCACCGTCATTGCCACCGCCTCTTGCCCACCCTCCTCTCTCCTCCCCTCCCTCCTCTCTTGTGATTAAGAGGAGAAGAAGTAGGGGAGGGGAACGGAGGGAAGGGCAAGGAtggagggaggaggaggaggaggggacGTAACTGGTGATGGATGATAGATGGAAGAAGAAAAGATAGTAAATCTTgttattgttttatttatttatttattttttggtaaattatactatttgagagattttggagttatttttcaaatttattacTATAAATTCCACAAATAAAAAGAGCTTGTGAGAAAAACACACAACCCAAATCAAAGCCTAGATAAAACGAATACAAGCTGAAAAAGTGAAATTGACCCATAACACAGGTGCTAAAttgtaggggtggcaattcgggtccaaatcaggttggcgggtcgggttcgggtcaacccgtcagAAAATTTGTTGatccgaacccgacccgccaacccgtgacgggtcaggtatgctgacccgaacccgaaaatttcaggttgacgggttggcgggtcgacccgaaatgacccgaaatttaattttaatttattaatttatcactgtaatttctaataaaatcaatttctcacaaaactaattacataatcaagtaataaaaatttaaataaataattccaaaccaaatctaaaataaattaaacaccataaaagtgttttatcccaaacaaaatataaaataaattaaaacagtataaaagtaaaaaataatataatatattatttgtccaaatataataatttcaacttcacacaaattaaataaattcatttaggattaagtaattaatgcctttgaaaaaaaaaataacttagtttagttagatagaattatttttatgtttattaaattattttttaattcgtaaacgggtcatatcaggtcaccacgggttgacccgaaatcgacctgttttcttttcgggtttatcgggtccaacccgattctgacccgaattcccgaaacctcaactcaaacccattaatttcgtgttaggttcgtgtcgtgttttcaggtcgtgtcaaAAATTGCCACTCCTACTAAATTGTGACTAAACCTTATCACACAGACCTCCACACACGCATTTAGAAAAAGAGACAAAGATAGTCGAGGTCCTCGAGGAGTAAAAACTAAAAGGTCACTTACTGGCATCTCGAACAGAAGCTTTAACTGTATAACCCCGGCCAAGTAGCTGCTTGACCAGCCATGAAGCTATGTAACCCGAAGCTCCAGTCACACACACCACTTTATCCTCTCCTGGTCCACTCATTCTTCTCCAAGCTCTTTTTGTGAGTGAATTTGTTACCTGTCAGCCTTGCATCCAAGGATCACCTCACGGGGCCATTAGTAGCAGAATGGATATGAGAGTATCCATCCATCTGGCAGACTCAGAAAGAGATCAGGTCGGTGAAGTCTTTAAATGAGGCTGAAAGTGACGAAAACATCAACTGGTATTTTTGCAATTTGCATAGCTCATGGATGGCGTTTAGTTTAGCCATTGGGCCCTTGGTGTTGCCCATACATGGTCAATGGTCATGTGCACGTATGGTTAGAACAGTTCCACTTTTAGTGTGGTAAAGTGGTTTGTACCATAAAAATGGTACTATTAGACTGACATGAAATAGTAGCGTGTCATCTGTGCTCCTTTTCTTTAACTAATACAGGGAAATTAGATAGTATTAAGCAGAGCTTGCATGCTCTTAACATTTGGTTAGATGAAGAATGAGTTAATCCCAATCTTAAATGCTAATGCATCATGGACTATCATGGGAcggttgtttcttttgtttggacCCTTGTACAGATACTGTAAAGTTTTTGTGATGATATATAAATCTaacattttgacaaaaaaaaaaaaaaaattgtggggATAAGGGGCGGAATGGTTATAAGGAACGATGGATGATTTTGTGTAAAATATACATGGCATAATTCTGTTTGCATACGGCGTCACTCACTTTCAACAAAATTTTATGAACCCCACACATGATGTGAAAAATAAGGTACAAGATGAAATTTgaatcttttatatatatatatatatatatatatatatatatatatatatttatttatttatttatttattt containing:
- the LOC140035289 gene encoding phenylacetaldehyde reductase-like isoform X2, producing MSGPGEDKVVCVTGASGYIASWLVKQLLGRGYTVKASVRDANDPRKTEHLTSLDGAKERLKLFQANLLDDGSFDEIVQGCTGVFHTASPVIFSVSDPKKELLDPAVKGTLNLLQSCAKVSSIRRVILTSSTAAVLAKPELNKDSFVDESWFSNPSYCEEQKMWYQLSKTLAEDAAWKFSKEHGIDMVSINPGWVFGPILQPSINLSAGLVLDVVNGAQSFPDACVGWIDVRDVACAHIHAFEIPSANGRYCVVGKNVHWSEIVKILRQLFPTLQLPNKGLRKMTGGNVACVTGASGYID
- the LOC140035289 gene encoding phenylacetaldehyde reductase-like isoform X3, producing MSGPGEDKVVCVTGASGYIASWLVKQLLGRGYTVKASVRDANDPRKTEHLTSLDGAKERLKLFQANLLDDGSFDEIVQGCTGVFHTASPVIFSVSDPKKELLDPAVKGTLNLLQSCAKVSSIRRVILTSSTAAVLAKPELNKDSFVDESWFSNPSYCEEQKMWYQLSKTLAEDAAWKFSKEHGIDMVSINPGWVFGPILQPSINLSAGLVLDVVNGAQSFPDACVGWIDVRDVACAHIHAFEIPSANGRYCVVGKNVHWSEIVKILRQLFPTLQLPNNTPISGCI